The DNA sequence CTATCCATAAAACAAACTCTACTAGCGTAGCTTTTTTTATCCAAAAGTTTATCGCCTGAAGCAACAGGGGCTATTACTGGGATTTTTCTTTCTTCAGCTATAGATAAAACTTGCATAGTATTTGGTGTAACAGCTTCACCTATAAGTCCTAAAACTTTATCTTGAGAGATAAGTCTAGTGGTGGCATTTGCTGCTTCTATTTTATCGCCTTTTGTATCTATGGCTATGATTTTAACATTATCTCCGTTTTTTAAATTTGGATTTAAGGTATTAGCTAGTTTGATACCTTCATATACATCATTACCATAAGCCGCTAAAGCGCCAGTAAGTGGTAAAATAACTCCTATTTTTACTTCCGCAGCATAAATTGAACTAGCACAAAGCAAGCTAGCTAGCAGTAGATTTTTTTTCATGAAAACTCCTTTTTTATTTTAAAAATGTATTATGTTTTGTTTTTGGTGCTGGTTCTTCTTCTAAAAGATCTTTTTGATTAAGCTCAATAGAAAAATTTTGCCCCTTTAAGTAAGCTATAATGTGATCCATATCACTTCCACTTAATTTTTTGGTGTATATGCTCATTTGAATGTTATCGCTTGATTGATCTTTAAAATATCCATTAGCATAGTCTTTTAAGGCACCTTTGATTTCTTCTGGGCTTAAATCTTTAATAGCTTTTTTACCATAAGAATTTTTTTCTCCATTTTCTCCGTGACAGGTGTTACATTTGTTTTTAAAATATATTTCTTTAGCTTTTTTTAAATCATAGCTAATATTATCATTAAAAGTATAAGTAAATAAAGACTTTATATTAAAAGCCATTAAAGAATTTATAAATAAAATACTAATTATAAATGAGCGTAACATAATATGCCTTTTTTAAATATAAATAAAGCTCGATTATATCTAAAAAAAATAAACAATTTTATCTCAATCTCACT is a window from the Campylobacter lari genome containing:
- a CDS encoding c-type cytochrome, producing MMLRSFIISILFINSLMAFNIKSLFTYTFNDNISYDLKKAKEIYFKNKCNTCHGENGEKNSYGKKAIKDLSPEEIKGALKDYANGYFKDQSSDNIQMSIYTKKLSGSDMDHIIAYLKGQNFSIELNQKDLLEEEPAPKTKHNTFLK